A single region of the Terriglobales bacterium genome encodes:
- the xseB gene encoding exodeoxyribonuclease VII small subunit has translation MHERRFVLQCERGIFTLPKFEECLERLERILGELERGDIPLERSLQLFEEGIQLSNSCRKELEDAEGKVEILMKQNGKLHAEPYEAFAERADSRK, from the coding sequence TTGCATGAGCGCCGCTTCGTCTTACAATGTGAGAGAGGAATTTTTACTTTGCCGAAGTTTGAAGAGTGTCTGGAACGGCTGGAACGGATCCTCGGAGAACTGGAACGCGGGGACATTCCTTTGGAGCGCTCGCTCCAACTGTTCGAGGAAGGCATTCAGCTCTCGAATTCCTGCCGCAAGGAACTAGAGGACGCGGAGGGCAAAGTGGAAATCCTGATGAAGCAGAACGGCAAACTCCACGCTGAGCCCTACGAGGCATTCGCCGAGCGGGCTGACAGCAGGAAGTAA
- a CDS encoding farnesyl diphosphate synthase, translated as MLIEVLEHGRQMADEALERLIPPPTEPPESIHKAMRHSVFAGGKRLRPILAMEAGKMITGSLPAGIEDLGAALEMLHTYSLIHDDLPALDNDDLRRGRPTCHKVFGEALAILAGDALQTQAYEVLANLRCGAEARVAIVAEIARGTGTVGGMIGGQVMDLEAERTRPDARTLEQIHRSKTGALITASLVSGGWYAGATQQQASRLRNFGKAIGLAFQIADDVLDVTQPTEQLGKTAGKDTAVEKATYPALFGVTESERMAAELVAQGCAELDEFGARADDLKELARFLVERKK; from the coding sequence ATGCTCATCGAGGTCCTGGAACACGGCCGTCAGATGGCCGATGAGGCGCTTGAGCGGCTGATTCCGCCGCCCACGGAGCCGCCCGAATCCATCCATAAGGCGATGCGGCACAGCGTGTTTGCCGGCGGCAAGCGCTTGCGGCCGATCCTCGCGATGGAGGCGGGGAAAATGATCACCGGTTCGCTGCCCGCGGGAATCGAAGACCTGGGCGCGGCGCTGGAGATGCTGCATACGTACTCGCTGATCCACGACGATTTGCCGGCGCTCGACAACGACGACCTGCGGCGCGGGCGTCCTACGTGCCACAAGGTTTTCGGCGAGGCGCTGGCGATCCTGGCCGGCGATGCGCTCCAGACGCAGGCGTACGAAGTGCTTGCCAACCTGCGCTGCGGCGCTGAGGCGCGCGTGGCCATCGTCGCAGAAATTGCGCGCGGCACCGGCACGGTGGGCGGCATGATCGGCGGTCAGGTAATGGACCTGGAGGCCGAGCGCACCCGCCCCGACGCGAGGACGCTGGAGCAGATCCATCGTTCCAAGACCGGCGCGCTGATTACCGCGAGCCTGGTGAGCGGCGGATGGTATGCGGGCGCGACACAGCAACAGGCGTCGCGGCTGAGGAACTTCGGCAAAGCGATCGGCCTGGCATTCCAAATCGCGGACGACGTGCTTGATGTGACGCAGCCTACCGAGCAGTTGGGGAAAACGGCGGGGAAGGATACTGCGGTCGAGAAGGCCACGTATCCCGCGTTGTTCGGCGTGACTGAATCGGAACGCATGGCGGCAGAGTTGGTGGCGCAGGGGTGCGCGGAGTTGGACGAGTTCGGCGCGCGGGCGGACGACCTGAAGGAGCTGGCGCGGTTTCTGGTGGAGCGGAAGAAGTAA